The Nocardia arthritidis genome has a window encoding:
- a CDS encoding DoxX family protein: MNIRLIGYWAATALVAAELALGGEWDIQRIPSVTGITDHLGYPTYFLVLLGVWKLLGAAALLAPRFPLVKEWAYAGTVFVYTGAIVSHLTRGYALSELWFLVPMLVLTGMSWLLRPPNRRLTSGRPNAPEKVATVAAARG; encoded by the coding sequence ATGAACATTCGACTTATCGGCTATTGGGCCGCGACTGCGCTCGTCGCGGCCGAACTCGCACTCGGCGGCGAATGGGATATTCAGCGAATCCCGTCCGTGACCGGCATTACCGACCACCTCGGCTATCCGACGTATTTCCTGGTGCTGCTGGGTGTTTGGAAGTTGCTCGGCGCGGCCGCGCTGCTGGCGCCCCGCTTTCCGCTGGTCAAGGAATGGGCCTACGCCGGAACGGTTTTCGTGTACACCGGCGCGATCGTTTCCCATCTGACCAGGGGTTACGCCCTGTCCGAGCTGTGGTTCCTCGTGCCGATGCTCGTGTTGACCGGCATGTCCTGGCTGCTGCGCCCGCCGAACCGCCGCTTGACGTCGGGTCGGCCGAACGCGCCGGAAAAGGTCGCGACAGTGGCGGCGGCGCGGGGTTAG
- a CDS encoding SWIM zinc finger family protein: MSPADRGIYIDYSQFGKRRPVRGGVEARSRRGGFGRTWWGKALIEAVEAMAQPGRLARGRSYARSGQVIDYRIEPGAVTAEVQGSQPRPFTAVFTVRPLRAEEVELIIDTIRGAPGMLAEIASGALPTGLGPLLLPTTAADLDFGCTCPDPGWPCKHVAAVCYILAERLDERPREILTLRGLDLDALISGIEREPTPLDSADPYGDELVLPDLPKLEFRSAIDDLDPLQLRKALRMTAPDEDTVARGLRELRALYEQLDR, translated from the coding sequence TTGAGTCCGGCCGATCGCGGTATCTACATCGATTACAGCCAGTTCGGGAAGCGGCGGCCGGTGCGCGGCGGGGTCGAGGCGCGCAGCCGCCGCGGCGGGTTCGGGCGCACCTGGTGGGGTAAGGCGCTGATCGAGGCCGTCGAGGCGATGGCGCAACCGGGCAGGCTGGCGCGCGGGCGCAGCTATGCCAGGTCGGGGCAGGTGATCGACTACCGAATCGAGCCGGGCGCGGTCACCGCGGAGGTTCAGGGCAGCCAACCGCGCCCGTTCACCGCCGTATTCACCGTGCGGCCGCTGCGGGCGGAGGAGGTGGAGCTGATCATCGACACCATTCGTGGCGCGCCGGGCATGCTCGCCGAGATCGCCTCCGGTGCACTGCCGACCGGGCTCGGCCCGCTGCTGCTGCCGACCACCGCCGCCGATCTGGATTTCGGCTGCACCTGTCCGGATCCGGGCTGGCCGTGCAAGCATGTGGCCGCCGTCTGCTACATCCTGGCCGAACGGCTCGACGAGCGGCCGCGGGAGATCCTGACCCTGCGCGGCCTCGACCTCGATGCGCTCATCAGCGGTATCGAACGCGAGCCGACGCCGTTGGACTCGGCCGATCCGTATGGCGACGAGCTGGTGCTTCCCGATCTGCCGAAGCTCGAATTCCGTTCGGCCATAGACGATCTGGATCCCCTGCAGCTGCGCAAGGCGCTGCGGATGACGGCGCCGGACGAGGATACGGTGGCCCGCGGCCTGCGTGAGCTCCGCGCGCTGTACGAGCAACTGGACCGCTGA
- a CDS encoding cytochrome P450 — MTGPEELPFDPQDAEFLADPYPRFARLRECGAVHAHPGLGMAVAVSHAAAAQVLRDRALGRIWADAEPAADFPNFNLLHRNSLLETEPPRHTRLRGLVASAFARGHVARLRPAVYRLAETLVGELAAAIRAHGAADLLETVAGPLPVAVIAELLGVPESDRGLLRPWSNTIVKMYEPDPPAARRAQAESAATEFVDYLRDLVAARRTRPGPDLLSELVAVTDAGGGRLTDDELVATAVLLLMAGHEATVNAIGNGVRALLRYRDQWNLLIDRPDLADTATEELIRYDSPLQIFVRTATADTVIAGHRLAAGDRIAALLGAAARDPLVFADPDRLDITRNPNPHLGFGAGIHYCLGSALARVEVTAALAELTRQLPGLRLAEEPVRRPEFAIRGFRTLLVTA; from the coding sequence GTGACCGGTCCGGAGGAATTGCCATTCGATCCGCAGGACGCCGAGTTCCTGGCCGACCCGTATCCGCGGTTCGCCCGGCTGCGGGAGTGTGGGGCGGTGCATGCTCATCCTGGTTTGGGCATGGCGGTGGCGGTTTCGCATGCGGCGGCCGCGCAGGTGCTGCGGGATAGAGCTCTCGGGCGGATCTGGGCCGATGCCGAACCGGCCGCTGATTTCCCGAATTTCAATCTGCTGCACCGTAATTCGCTGCTGGAGACGGAACCGCCCCGGCATACCAGGCTACGCGGGCTGGTGGCGTCGGCATTCGCCCGCGGGCATGTGGCGCGGCTGCGGCCCGCGGTGTACCGGCTGGCCGAGACGCTGGTGGGGGAGTTGGCCGCGGCGATCCGGGCACACGGCGCGGCCGACCTGCTGGAGACGGTGGCGGGTCCGCTGCCCGTCGCGGTGATCGCGGAATTGCTCGGCGTGCCCGAATCCGATCGCGGGCTGTTGCGGCCGTGGTCGAACACGATCGTGAAGATGTACGAGCCCGACCCGCCCGCCGCGCGCCGCGCCCAAGCGGAAAGCGCCGCAACGGAATTCGTCGACTACCTGCGCGACCTGGTGGCGGCCCGCCGGACGCGGCCCGGCCCGGATCTGCTGAGCGAGCTGGTCGCGGTCACCGATGCGGGCGGCGGGCGGCTCACCGACGACGAACTGGTCGCCACCGCCGTCCTGCTGCTGATGGCCGGGCACGAGGCCACCGTCAACGCGATCGGCAACGGCGTGCGCGCACTGCTGCGCTACCGGGACCAGTGGAACCTGCTGATCGATCGGCCCGATCTGGCCGACACCGCGACCGAGGAGCTCATCCGCTACGACTCGCCGCTGCAGATATTCGTCCGCACCGCGACCGCCGACACCGTCATCGCGGGTCATCGTCTCGCGGCGGGCGACCGGATCGCGGCCCTGCTCGGCGCGGCGGCCCGCGATCCACTCGTCTTCGCCGATCCGGACCGCCTCGACATCACCCGCAATCCCAACCCGCACCTCGGTTTCGGCGCGGGCATCCACTACTGCCTCGGCTCGGCGCTGGCCCGCGTCGAGGTCACCGCCGCGCTCGCCGAGCTCACCCGGCAGCTGCCGGGGCTGCGGCTCGCCGAAGAACCGGTTCGCCGCCCGGAATTCGCGATTCGCGGGTTCCGGACCCTGCTCGTCACGGCGTGA
- a CDS encoding DEAD/DEAH box helicase has translation MLHGLWSPGSGLLLWTEDPAAAVPGPLGGVLAKSKFRHRARVLLDGQTREVPAHALAPMAAATALRQRLPAGSISGDLRFLGHVAQGVERWARAGRVAPDLRREDGQWWARWRLVGGRAQRAWLAELVATMPPALQVAGRPGALLDDLVTELADPIVRELLDPAAATHPLLAGLVGDTPIDGGSHQVAAVLGRWRDSLTGDEPDLVLRLLEPDGDADDSVALWRLEVCLRESGDAPTPVALQGDQALVRIAVDKLGAAQRAYPRLRDLPSDPQSLDLLLPTEVVADLVAHGVHALQSAGIPLLLPRAWNITEPAMRLRVESVPAAESTVGMRELVSYHWELALGGTVLTRAEMERLVRAKSNLVQLRGEWVQADHKILAAAARFVAAHIDPTTAELDQMFVELANNRIEQVPITEVTATGWVAQILDRSRNLEPMTAPAGLQAELRPYQERGLAWLATMSRMGLGAILADDMGLGKTVQVLALLVHEREAAQRLSPGPTLLVCPMSVVGNWQRETARFAPELRVLVHHGTGRLSGAEFDAAVADSDLVVTTYSLLARDVEELKRPEWARVVLDEAQHIKNSATRQAKAARVLRARHRLALTGTPVENRLEELRSILDFAMPSLLGSPQSFRARFAVPIERERDQNAISRLRYVTQPFVLRRVKTDPAVITDLPEKLEMTVRANLTVEQAALYQAVVDDMMAKIKDAKGMARKGAVLGALTRLKQVCNHPAHFLADGSGVLHRGAHRSGKLALVDDVLEAVLADGEKALLFTQFREFGELIAPYLSERFGTALPFLHGGVPKQRRDRMVAGFQSADGPPLMLLSLKAGGTGLNLTAANHVVHLDRWWNPAVENQATDRAFRIGQTRNVQVRKLVCVDTIEERIDEMITGKRQLADLAVGTGENWITEFDDDELLRLFTLGAEAVGD, from the coding sequence ATGCTGCACGGTCTGTGGTCGCCTGGATCCGGGTTGCTGCTGTGGACCGAGGATCCGGCCGCCGCAGTGCCCGGTCCGTTGGGCGGTGTGCTGGCCAAATCGAAATTCCGGCATCGAGCCCGAGTTCTGCTCGACGGACAGACGCGCGAAGTGCCCGCGCACGCGCTCGCGCCGATGGCGGCCGCCACGGCGCTGCGCCAGCGGCTGCCCGCCGGGTCGATATCCGGTGACCTGCGGTTTCTCGGTCATGTGGCACAGGGTGTCGAGCGGTGGGCCCGCGCGGGCCGGGTGGCGCCGGATCTGCGGCGCGAGGACGGGCAGTGGTGGGCCCGCTGGCGGCTGGTCGGCGGCCGCGCGCAGCGGGCCTGGCTGGCCGAGCTGGTCGCGACCATGCCGCCCGCGCTCCAGGTGGCGGGCAGGCCGGGCGCGCTGCTCGACGATCTGGTGACCGAACTCGCCGATCCGATCGTGCGGGAACTGCTCGACCCCGCGGCGGCGACGCACCCGTTGCTCGCCGGGCTGGTCGGCGACACCCCGATCGATGGCGGCAGCCATCAGGTGGCCGCGGTGCTCGGGCGCTGGCGGGACAGCCTCACCGGCGACGAACCGGATCTGGTGCTGCGCCTGCTCGAACCCGACGGCGATGCCGACGATTCGGTGGCGCTCTGGCGGCTGGAGGTATGCCTGCGCGAGTCCGGTGATGCGCCGACTCCCGTTGCGCTGCAAGGTGATCAGGCGCTGGTCCGGATCGCGGTCGATAAACTGGGCGCGGCGCAGCGGGCATACCCACGGCTGCGCGATCTGCCGAGCGATCCGCAATCGCTCGACCTGCTGCTGCCCACCGAGGTGGTCGCCGATCTGGTCGCGCACGGCGTCCATGCCCTGCAGTCGGCCGGAATTCCGCTGCTGCTGCCGCGCGCATGGAATATCACCGAACCGGCCATGCGGTTGCGGGTGGAAAGTGTGCCCGCGGCGGAGAGCACGGTCGGCATGCGCGAATTGGTTTCGTATCACTGGGAACTCGCGCTCGGCGGCACCGTGCTGACCAGGGCGGAGATGGAACGGCTTGTGCGGGCCAAATCGAATCTGGTGCAGCTGCGCGGCGAATGGGTGCAGGCCGATCACAAGATCCTGGCCGCGGCCGCCCGGTTCGTCGCGGCGCATATCGATCCGACCACCGCCGAATTGGATCAGATGTTCGTCGAGCTGGCGAACAACCGCATCGAACAGGTGCCGATCACCGAGGTGACGGCGACCGGTTGGGTGGCCCAGATACTCGACAGGTCAAGGAATCTCGAGCCGATGACGGCCCCCGCCGGACTACAGGCCGAACTGCGCCCGTATCAGGAACGCGGCCTGGCTTGGCTGGCCACCATGAGCAGGATGGGTCTCGGCGCCATCCTCGCCGACGATATGGGTCTCGGCAAGACGGTGCAGGTGCTGGCCCTGCTGGTGCACGAACGCGAAGCGGCGCAACGACTTTCGCCGGGGCCGACGCTGCTGGTCTGCCCTATGTCGGTGGTCGGCAACTGGCAGCGGGAGACGGCGCGATTCGCACCGGAGCTGCGGGTGCTGGTGCATCACGGCACCGGCAGGCTCAGCGGCGCCGAATTCGATGCCGCGGTGGCCGATTCGGATCTGGTCGTCACCACGTACTCGCTGCTCGCCCGCGACGTCGAGGAACTGAAGCGGCCGGAATGGGCCCGGGTCGTACTGGACGAGGCACAGCACATCAAGAACTCGGCCACCAGGCAGGCCAAGGCGGCGCGCGTGCTGCGGGCGCGACATCGGTTGGCGCTCACCGGAACTCCGGTGGAGAACCGGCTGGAGGAGCTGCGGTCCATCCTGGATTTCGCGATGCCGTCGCTGCTCGGCAGCCCGCAGTCCTTCCGCGCCCGCTTCGCCGTGCCGATCGAACGCGAACGCGATCAGAACGCCATTTCGCGCCTGCGCTACGTCACCCAGCCGTTCGTATTGCGAAGGGTGAAAACCGATCCCGCCGTCATCACCGACCTGCCGGAGAAGCTGGAGATGACGGTGCGCGCCAACCTGACCGTCGAACAGGCGGCGCTGTATCAGGCCGTCGTCGACGACATGATGGCGAAGATCAAGGACGCCAAGGGTATGGCGCGCAAGGGTGCGGTGCTCGGCGCGCTCACCCGGCTGAAGCAGGTGTGCAACCATCCCGCGCATTTCCTCGCCGACGGTTCCGGGGTGCTGCACCGCGGCGCGCACCGCTCGGGCAAGCTCGCCCTGGTCGACGACGTGCTGGAGGCGGTGCTCGCCGATGGCGAGAAGGCCTTGCTGTTCACCCAGTTCCGTGAGTTCGGCGAGTTGATCGCGCCGTATCTGTCCGAGCGTTTCGGTACGGCGCTGCCCTTCCTGCACGGCGGTGTGCCCAAGCAGCGACGGGACCGGATGGTGGCCGGGTTCCAGTCCGCGGACGGGCCGCCGCTGATGTTGTTGTCGCTCAAGGCCGGTGGTACCGGACTGAACCTGACTGCCGCGAACCACGTTGTGCACCTTGACCGCTGGTGGAATCCTGCGGTGGAGAACCAGGCCACCGACCGCGCCTTCCGCATCGGCCAGACGCGCAACGTGCAGGTGCGCAAGCTGGTCTGTGTCGACACCATCGAGGAGCGGATCGATGAAATGATCACCGGTAAACGGCAACTCGCCGATCTGGCCGTCGGGACCGGCGAGAACTGGATCACCGAATTCGACGACGACGAGCTGCTGCGGCTGTTCACCCTCGGCGCGGAGGCGGTGGGCGATTGA
- a CDS encoding DUF3311 domain-containing protein produces the protein MAEQIPTGGAFPLRRRGAALWLLLLPGVLYCLAPLVANRIEPRVFGIPFLIAYLIAVTALTGPIVAVAARFDPAYRSGAPEYVPADAEPEERG, from the coding sequence ATGGCCGAGCAGATACCTACCGGCGGCGCCTTCCCGCTGCGCCGTCGCGGCGCGGCGCTGTGGCTGCTGCTGTTGCCCGGGGTGCTGTACTGTCTGGCGCCGTTGGTGGCCAACCGAATCGAACCGCGGGTGTTCGGAATCCCGTTCCTGATCGCCTATCTCATCGCGGTGACCGCGCTCACCGGGCCGATTGTCGCGGTGGCCGCCCGGTTCGATCCGGCATATCGCAGCGGCGCACCGGAATACGTGCCCGCCGACGCCGAACCGGAGGAGCGCGGATGA
- a CDS encoding sigma-70 family RNA polymerase sigma factor: MDAYEDLFTQFRPRLRAMAYRMLGSPSEADDAVQEAWLRWRRADTASVDNLGGWLTTVVGRVCLDMLRARRSRREDPVGIAVPEPVGEHPMTPEEEAVLADSVGLALLVVLDTLAPAERLAFVLHDLFDLPYAEIGPIVGRSPNAAAQLAARARRRVRGGDTGDLTAIGAQRRVVDRFLDAARGGDLAGLIEVLDPDVEVRADATAAPTGTPTVLRGRDAVAPAARVFGGRVARFTRLALVDGAVGAIVAPRGRLATVLAFQLAGDRIAEIDIIADPDRLRAIDLAVLESDWDTMEEPT, from the coding sequence GTGGACGCGTACGAAGACCTGTTCACACAGTTCCGGCCGCGGCTGCGGGCGATGGCCTATCGGATGCTCGGTTCGCCGAGCGAGGCGGATGACGCGGTGCAGGAGGCGTGGCTGCGTTGGCGGCGCGCCGATACCGCGTCGGTCGACAACCTGGGCGGCTGGCTGACCACCGTGGTCGGCCGGGTGTGCCTGGATATGTTGCGGGCGCGGCGGTCGCGGCGCGAGGATCCGGTCGGCATCGCCGTCCCCGAGCCGGTCGGCGAGCATCCGATGACACCGGAAGAGGAAGCGGTGCTTGCCGATTCGGTGGGGTTGGCGCTGCTGGTCGTGCTGGATACGCTCGCGCCCGCCGAGCGGCTCGCCTTCGTACTGCACGACCTGTTCGACCTGCCGTATGCCGAGATCGGCCCGATCGTCGGCCGGTCGCCGAATGCGGCGGCGCAGCTGGCGGCCCGCGCCCGCCGCCGGGTGCGTGGGGGCGATACGGGCGATCTGACCGCGATCGGCGCGCAGCGGCGCGTGGTCGACCGCTTCCTCGACGCGGCCCGCGGCGGCGATCTCGCCGGGCTCATCGAGGTGTTGGACCCGGACGTCGAGGTGCGCGCCGACGCGACGGCCGCGCCCACCGGAACACCCACGGTGCTGCGCGGACGCGATGCGGTCGCACCGGCCGCGCGGGTATTCGGCGGCCGGGTCGCTCGATTCACCCGGCTCGCCCTCGTCGACGGCGCGGTCGGCGCGATCGTCGCGCCCCGGGGGCGGCTCGCGACGGTGCTCGCGTTCCAGCTCGCGGGGGACCGGATCGCCGAAATCGACATCATCGCCGACCCGGATCGACTGCGCGCGATCGACCTCGCCGTCCTCGAATCCGATTGGGACACAATGGAAGAACCGACATGA
- the aspS gene encoding aspartate--tRNA(Asn) ligase has protein sequence MMSRTLCAELPAAAGRPVTLAGWIHRRRQLAAVTFVVIRDRTGQSQVVVTDPAVREQVSALPEETAVRVTGTALANPKAPGGVEVVEPSIHPLCAPARQQPVDLWRPTLRATLPTVLDHAGLTWRHPGRQAVWRIAAASLAGFREHLDGNGFTEVATPKIVGQSTESGANVFPLDYFGSTAYLAQSPQLYKQMLVGVFERVYEIGPVFRAEPHDTARHLAQYTSLDAEFGFVTDHRDVIELLRGTLAAMVERIAERAGASVEMLGARLPVVPERIPVLHFRAALELVGAAPDEPDLAPEHERFLGEWAKTTHDSDFLAVEGYPAVKRPFYTHPQPDDPRWTNSFDLLFRGLELVTGGQRLHNHADYLAALTARGQDPADYGPYLAAMEYGMPPHGGFALGLERWVARLLEIENIRYTTLFPRDLHRLQP, from the coding sequence ATGATGTCGCGCACCCTTTGCGCGGAATTGCCCGCCGCTGCGGGCAGACCGGTGACGTTGGCGGGCTGGATCCATCGGCGCAGACAACTGGCGGCGGTGACGTTCGTCGTCATCCGGGACCGCACCGGGCAGTCGCAGGTCGTGGTGACCGATCCGGCTGTGCGCGAACAGGTTTCGGCTCTGCCGGAGGAGACCGCGGTGCGGGTGACCGGGACGGCGCTCGCGAACCCCAAGGCGCCGGGCGGCGTCGAGGTGGTCGAGCCGTCGATTCACCCGCTGTGTGCGCCCGCCCGGCAACAACCGGTCGATCTGTGGCGGCCGACCCTGCGGGCCACCCTGCCGACGGTGCTCGACCATGCCGGGCTCACCTGGCGGCACCCGGGAAGGCAGGCCGTGTGGCGTATCGCCGCCGCCTCGCTGGCCGGATTCCGGGAGCACCTGGACGGCAACGGCTTCACCGAGGTCGCGACGCCGAAGATCGTCGGGCAATCCACCGAATCCGGTGCGAACGTCTTCCCGCTCGACTATTTCGGCTCCACCGCCTATCTCGCGCAGTCGCCGCAGCTGTACAAGCAGATGCTGGTCGGTGTCTTCGAGCGGGTGTACGAGATCGGTCCGGTATTCCGGGCCGAGCCGCACGACACGGCCCGCCATCTCGCCCAATACACCTCGCTCGACGCCGAATTCGGCTTCGTCACCGACCACCGGGACGTCATCGAGCTGCTGCGCGGCACGCTGGCCGCGATGGTCGAGCGGATCGCGGAACGGGCGGGCGCGTCGGTGGAAATGCTGGGCGCGCGGTTACCCGTTGTGCCGGAACGGATTCCGGTGCTGCACTTCCGTGCGGCACTCGAATTGGTCGGCGCCGCACCGGACGAGCCGGACCTCGCCCCGGAACACGAGCGCTTCCTCGGCGAATGGGCGAAGACCACCCATGATTCGGATTTCCTTGCGGTGGAAGGCTATCCGGCGGTGAAGCGGCCCTTCTACACCCACCCGCAACCGGACGACCCGCGCTGGACCAACTCGTTCGACCTGCTGTTCCGCGGCCTGGAACTGGTGACGGGCGGCCAGCGACTGCACAACCACGCCGACTACCTGGCCGCGCTCACCGCCCGCGGCCAGGACCCGGCGGATTACGGGCCGTACCTGGCGGCGATGGAATACGGGATGCCGCCGCACGGCGGTTTCGCGCTGGGTCTCGAGCGCTGGGTCGCCAGACTGCTGGAAATCGAAAACATCCGCTACACAACTCTTTTCCCGCGCGACCTACACCGCCTCCAGCCGTGA
- a CDS encoding helical backbone metal receptor: protein MDGQYRAPDDLGARVALARPVRRVVSLVPSLTEAVAVSCPGLLVAATEWCTHPAGLDVERVRGTKNPNVRRIVELAPDLVLCNQEENRRIDVERLRAAGIPVWVTRIETLDDAFASLRRLFAVALGAALPDWLLESEKSWAAAPLEPPRHAVIPIWRNPWMVVGRNTFTGDLARRLGLRLVHADRPGRYPRVTADELVAGVELAVLPDEPYVFTESDGPDAFPGIPVALVEGRALTWYGPSLATARDTLIERIHQAH from the coding sequence ATGGACGGCCAATATCGGGCGCCGGACGATCTCGGAGCGCGCGTCGCGCTCGCGCGGCCGGTGCGGCGCGTCGTCTCCCTGGTGCCGTCGCTGACCGAGGCGGTGGCGGTGAGCTGTCCCGGCCTGCTGGTCGCGGCGACCGAATGGTGTACCCACCCCGCAGGCCTCGACGTCGAACGGGTGCGCGGCACCAAGAATCCGAATGTGCGCCGGATCGTCGAACTCGCGCCGGACCTGGTGCTGTGCAACCAGGAGGAGAACCGCCGGATCGATGTCGAACGCCTGCGTGCCGCCGGAATCCCGGTCTGGGTCACCAGGATCGAGACATTGGACGATGCGTTCGCCTCGCTGCGGCGGCTGTTCGCCGTCGCGCTCGGCGCCGCCCTGCCCGATTGGCTGCTGGAATCCGAAAAGTCGTGGGCCGCAGCACCTTTGGAGCCGCCGCGCCATGCGGTGATTCCCATCTGGCGCAATCCCTGGATGGTGGTGGGCCGCAACACATTTACCGGCGATCTGGCCCGTCGACTCGGTCTGCGCCTGGTACACGCCGACCGGCCCGGCCGCTATCCGCGGGTGACCGCCGACGAGCTGGTCGCGGGCGTGGAGCTGGCCGTATTACCCGACGAGCCATATGTATTCACCGAAAGCGACGGGCCGGACGCCTTTCCCGGCATACCCGTCGCGCTGGTCGAGGGCCGCGCGCTGACCTGGTACGGCCCGTCGCTGGCCACCGCCCGCGACACCCTCATCGAACGGATCCACCAGGCGCACTGA